TGAATCCGGTCGTGGTCCACGGCGGGGGCCCCCAGATCGGCCACATGCTGGAGCGGCTGGACATCAGCTCGACCTTCGTGCGCGGCATGCGCGTCACCGACGCCGCCACCGTGGAAGTGGTCGAGATGGTGCTGGGCAAGCTCAACAAGGAGATCGCGACCCTGATCAACCGCCAGGGCGGCCGAGCGGTCGGCCTGAGCGGCAAAGACGGGGACATGATTGTGGCCCGCAAGATGTTCGTGACGGACGGCCAGCCGCCCCAGCGCCGCGATATCGGTCAGGTCGGGGAAGTCGTCGGCGTCAACCCTGACTTGGTCCACTCCCTGACTGGGGCCGATTTCATCCCCGTCATCGCCCCGATTGGCATCGGCCGGGACGGCACCACGTATAATATCAACGCCGACCTCGTCGCCGGAAAAGTCGCCCAGGCTCTGCAGGCCGAAAAGCTCATCCTGCTGACCGATGTCGAGGGCATTCAAGACGACAGCGGCGCCCTGATCTCCACCCTCGGCAGCCAGCAGGCCAAGACCCTGATTGACCGCCACACCATCAGTGCGGGCATGATTCCCAAAGTCGAGTGTTGTCTTGAGGCGCTGCACGGCGGGGTGCGCAAGACCCATATTATTGACGGCCGCGTCCGCCACGCCATCCTGCTGGAGCTGTTCACCAAGGAGGGGGTCGGCACCGAGGTCGTCCGGAGGAACGCATGACCAACCAGGATATCATTGATCTGAACACCCGGTATCTGTGCAACACCTACGCCCGCTTTCCGGTCGCCTTTGTGCGCGGCGAGGGCTGTCGGCTGTGGGACGCCGAGGGCAAGGAGTATCTGGACCTGTTTGCCAGCCTGGCCGTCATGAACCTCGGCCAGTGTCATCCGGCCGTGGTCCGGGCGGTCCAGGATCAGGTCGCCACCCTGACCCATATCTCCAATTTGCACCACACCGTGCCCCAGGCGCGGCTGGCCGAGCTGCTGTGCAGCCACTCGTTTGGCGACAAGGTGTTTTTCTGCAACAGCGGCGCCGAGGCCAACGAGGCGTCAATCAAGCTGGCCCGCAAATACGGCGTGGATAAGCGCGACGGACGCTATGAGATCCTGACCGTCCTGGGCTCCTTCCACGGGCGGACGATGGCCACGATCGCCGCCACCGGCCAGGAAAAGGTCCGCCAGGGCTTTGGACCGGTGCTGGACGGCTTTCGCTACGTCGCCTACGACGACCTGGAG
This genomic window from Desulfurellaceae bacterium contains:
- the argB gene encoding acetylglutamate kinase, translated to MDDLIQKADTLLEALPYMQRFSGKTLVIKYGGHAMQDDDLKQHFAQDIVLLKFTGMNPVVVHGGGPQIGHMLERLDISSTFVRGMRVTDAATVEVVEMVLGKLNKEIATLINRQGGRAVGLSGKDGDMIVARKMFVTDGQPPQRRDIGQVGEVVGVNPDLVHSLTGADFIPVIAPIGIGRDGTTYNINADLVAGKVAQALQAEKLILLTDVEGIQDDSGALISTLGSQQAKTLIDRHTISAGMIPKVECCLEALHGGVRKTHIIDGRVRHAILLELFTKEGVGTEVVRRNA